A single window of Larimichthys crocea isolate SSNF chromosome XII, L_crocea_2.0, whole genome shotgun sequence DNA harbors:
- the LOC104940175 gene encoding interferon-induced very large GTPase 1 isoform X6: protein MEVNKSSSESSEESAEESETLKDSSTDVIPELTLVLIGDTKSIEIGSKNILLDHEKQANVGQVSSKLYDLCGRHISVINMLGLQNIDTDTFPLNKGIHAFLLLLTNGLHNSHYSSGLQWLEQAFGKGSLSYLMTVVTHESDEKCESALTDLKANSSFDEKRYHTCTRSMMDETEIIALFEKIDVMVSENDPHCYSGLTCDENKEQEEHLDDESNEEELVDTSEFQQNQTVDEPEDSAAETEAKCDTLNEPEHSEKNDDNTTMEGKSEIKPEQSTTKEKDMDVGEDKDTQSVQISEEINKKKQHQRETEKLFGRLHLQDKRQQKFTPADFLKIGPPLKLEDDTCEKDLAHTFLQRLMMLDYRARYIPVRQDSPEVSLSNPVPVFDNVETDDSDLDALYSTSVESDQSKQTHVHPMDVQMAVFHCSDSFLKQNMITKLSQCQYALPLLVPGPVTMDVECPLWTFRQIKKTWKITQNEDDSNIVTMKSMPICKAETPMVSFLRLGSLSLSKSQLMNTLINDRHNTFFHRNCSGSTKSRHLMDGVVEIAWYCPSGKPNDAFTDCVAFCNLHGDALLIEKQRDILTEKSSVNVVLVPTLEEGHESITVISNLFESKKPLIILLADDDCGTAQIKEQKYKLGLKDKSQSDVSEELKRIMRNILSGPHDSFKLETMADVSGIKVDENDTACQTGKSASMKIVDLFQGMDVSKIKDTFLPCQGKLWHEWSRINKELYHLKGDIEMEKCEKQQKLKTIRQNQQEASSSELMKLFIESLLSLKSTDKEYFVKWIQILIDALCTGDLSSILQKYDKTWSEVLTLKKKHDKSDQLESKQTELDQISAKLQSATFGLEHIFREMGQIYEAHKSLQEQTNTAQTDWVRYPELAAELMISGHPMELMDGDAGHVPLTWISSLLDEVMKKLGDKKVFVLSVLGVQSSGKSTMLNAMFGLQFAVSAGRCTKGAFMQLIRVSEEIKTNFQFDYVLVVDTEGLRALELAGNTNLHHDNELATFVVGLGNMTLINIFGENPADMQDVLQIVVQAFMRMKKVKLSPSCVFVHQNVTDVAAAEKNMDGKRRLQDKLDEMARLAAKEEVCDAECFSDVIAFDVQKDVKYFAQLWEGSPPMAPPNPGYTESIHELKNFILSKASQSAGITLSQFKSKIHDLWNALLNENFVFSFKNTLEVAVYRKLEVQYGNWTWALRSNMLTIENQLHTEIENGLDKVEPNYLYEEMSKTYEEIKNDMTIYFDDKRDKEMLVQWKGRFENKIKEFHEEQVRGVKRKLDEVIQQRSACKKFDDKKTEFENKLLQKSKELAHQLKDKAKDEEELEKQFNSVWTVCVREITAIIKPIEDINLEEDQSTILQDLGFEWSLIAESKARDSYKNISELGDYSVYVTLTKHKEHGDTNQQPQDDNRENENTTIKKVWGYVKTFWGYGPKQENKKHTSSNLLCHEEQQLISSLINKVEQQTIAMIKNKPVATRGYNSTYLREVAKNVKEKVTEFELQLKYALKKEFTVDLLLYVFDKVGSWLSESHKKFKMSNDAHTYLENKKMQYYNIFRSFCKGNSSAVVLGELICEKLKSSTVEAVCNKTAIDLAGEMRCRCPAFSGNRLNLEKHVLKSLAEKEDLDGFITYIQRPRQQVETFIKEEVKKYIFTQNKNKAQKILKKNVEDIKRLVSQALFTATEEVRTQRGNIEMWVKKFSSSLKDVLTFDTICCQNFNDIDKFDFLKEEIEKGLECVMHEISSLSLDKMNEFRLQPDQILIDQLCNCCWETCPFCAAVCTNTVKDHLPDKHNVPFHRPHGIKGWHFRNTDELVIDFCTTSVASDKRFYPRHDSDKTYPYKEYQKAGKEYASWEITPDGSQLTYWKWFVCKFQTQIEEHHKLKFHHSGEIPCEWKNYSKREAIKSLDEMIKSQ from the exons ATGGAGGTCAACAAAAGCAGCAGTGAAAGTAGTGAAGAGTCAGCAGAGGAGAGTGAAACACTGAAAGACTCTTCAACAGACG tgattCCTGAACTCACACTTGTGTTAATTGGTGACACAAAGTCCATTGAGATTGgatcaaaaaatattttacttgaccatgaaaaacaagcaaatgtGGGACAGGTTTCATCTAAACTGTATGATTTATGTGGTCGGCACATCTCTGTCATTAACATGCTTGGTCTACAAAACATTGACACTGACACATTCCCATTAAATAAGGGAATTCACGCCTTTCTCTTACTGTTAACAAATGGTCTGCATAACAGCCATTACAGTTCAGGACTGCAGTGGTTAGAACAAGCTTTTGGGAAAGGATCACTTTCCTATTTAATGACAGTTGTGACTCATGAGtcagatgaaaaatgtgaaagtgcaTTGACAGACCTGAAAGCCAACAGCAGTTTTGATGAAAAAAGATACCACACATGTACAAGAAGTATGATGGATGAAACAGAGATAATAGCTCTGTTTGAAAAAATAGATGTCATGGTCTCTGAAAATGATCCACACTGCTACAGTGGACTGACttgtgatgaaaataaagagcAGGAAGAACATCTGGATGATGAATCCAATGAAGAAGAATTGGTCGATACCTCAGAGTTTCAGCAAAATCAAACAG TAGATGAACCGGAGGACAGTGCAGCTGAAACAGAGGCAAAg tGTGATACATTAAATGAACCTGAACACTCAGAGAAGAATGATGACAACACGACAATGGAAGGAAAATCTGAAATCAAGCCTGAACAATCTACAACTAAAGAGAAAG ATATGGATGTGGGAGAAGACAAGGATACG CAGTCAGTGCAGATTTCTGAAGAGatcaacaagaagaaacaacatcaaagagaaactgaaaaactgtttggtaGACTTCACCTTCAAGACAAACGTCAACAGAAGTTCACACCAGCAGACTTTCTTAAAATTGGTCCACCTCTGAAACTGGAGGATGACACATGTGAGAAAGATCTAGCTCATACTTTTCTTCAGAGGTTGATGATGTTAGACTACAGAGCCAGATATATTCCTGTAAGACAAGACAGTCCTGAGGTGAGCCTGTCAAATCCTGTTCCAGTGTTTGACAATGTTGAGACAGATGACAGTGACTTAGACGCTCTATATAGCACCAGTGTAGAATCTGATCAGTCAAAACAGACTCACGTGCATCCAATGGACGTTCAAATGGCAGTATTTCACTGCTCAGACAGCTTTTTAAAGCAGAACATGATTACAAAGCTATCACAATGTCAGTACGCCTTACCTTTGCTTGTTCCTGGCCCAGTCACTATGGATGTTGAGTGTCCTCTGTGGAcattcagacaaataaaaaaaacatggaagatAACTCAAAATGAAGATGATTCAAACATTGTTACCATGAAGAGTATGCCCATCTGCAAAGCTGAGACACCCATGGTGTCATTTCTCCGCCTGGGTTCATTATCTCTGTCTAAATCTCAGCTGATGAACACTTTGATCAACGACCGTCACAACACCTTCTTCCACAGGAACTGCTCAGGTAGCACCAAGTCTCGTCATTTGATGGATGGAGTTGTAGAGATTGCCTGGTACTGCCCTTCTGGAAAACCCAATGATGCTTTCACTGACTGTGTTGCCTTCTGTAATCTTCATGGTGATGCTCTGTTGATTGAAAAACAACGTGACATCCTGACTGAAAAATCTTCAGTTAATGTTGTTCTTGTACCAACTCTGGAAGAAGGCCATGAAAGTATTACAGTTATCTCAAACCTTTTTGAGTCTAAGAAGCCTCTCATTATTCTCCTTGCTGATGATGACTGTGGTACAGCTCAgattaaagaacaaaaatacaaactggGCCTGAAAGACAAAAGCCAATCAGATGTTTCTGAAGAACTGAAAAGAATCatgagaaacattttgtctgGACCACATGACTCCTTCAAGCTTGAAACCATGGCTGATGTCTCTGGAATCAAAGTGGATGAAAATGACACAGCCTGCCAAACTGGAAAATCTGCTTCTATGAAAATAGTAGATTTGTTTCAGGGGATGGATGTTTCAAAGATCAAAGATACATTTCTTCCGTGTCAAGGCAAACTGTGGCATGAATGGAGCAGAATAAACAAAGAACTGTATCACCTCAAAGGTGACATTGAGATGGAGAAATGTGAAAAGCAACAGAAACTAAAGACAATACGACAAAATCAACAGGAAGCTTCCTCCAGTGAACTGATGAAATTGTTCATTGAAAGCCTCTTATCTTTAAAGTCAACAGACAAAGAGTATTTCGTGAAATGGATTCAGATCTTAATAGATGCCCTCTGCACAGGCGATCTCTCTTCAATTCTccaaaaatatgataaaacGTGGTCTGAGGTCTTGACTTTGAAGAAGAAGCATGACAAATCTGACCAGTTAGAAAGCAAGCAAACTGAGCTTGATCAAATATCAGCAAAACTACAGTCAGCAACGTTTGGTTTGGAGCACATCTTTAGAGAAATGGGACAaatctatgaagcccacaaaTCTCtgcaggaacaaacaaacacggcaCAGACTGACTGGGTTAGATATCCAGAGCTGGCTGCAGAGCTGATGATCTCAGGACATCCGATGGAGCTGATGGATGGTGATGCAGGTCATGTGCCTTTAACATGGATCTCTAGTCTCTTAGATGAAGTCATGAAGAAACTGGGTGACaagaaagtttttgttttgtcagttttaggCGTACAAAGCAGTGGAAAATCAACTATGCTGAATGCCATGTTTGGGTTACAGTTTGCAGTGAGTGCTGGCAGGTGCACCAAGGGTGCCTTCATGCAACTGATCAGAGTGTCAGAGGAGATCAAGACAAACTTTCAGTTTGACTATGTTCTAGTGGTGGACACTGAAGGACTGCGTGCTCTTGAGTTGGCAGGTAACACCAATCTTCACCATGACAATGAACTGGCAACATTTGTTGTTGGTCTGGGAAACATGACTTTGATCAACATTTTTGGAGAGAATCCAGCTGACATGCAAGATGTTCTGCAGATTGTTGTTCAGGCTTTCATGAGGATGAAGAAAGTCAAACTTTCTccaagttgtgtgtttgttcaccagaatgttacagatgttgcagctgcagagaaaaacatggaTGGAAAGAGACGCCTGCAAGACAAACTGGACGAGATGGCCCGATTAGCTGCAAAAGAAGAGGTTTGTGATGCTGAGTGCTTCAGTGATGTCATTGCATTTGATGTGCAAAAAGATGTGAAATACTTTGCCCAACTATGGGAGGGAAGTCCACCTATGGCTCCACCAAATCCAGGTTATACTGAGAGCATCCACGAGCTGAAGAACTTCATCCTCTCTAAAGCTTCACAGTCAGCTGGGATTACTCTCTCACAGTTCAAAAGCAAAATTCATGATCTGTGGAATGCCCTGTTGaatgaaaactttgttttcagtttcaaaaacacacttgaaGTTGCAGTGTACAGAAAACTTGAGGTCCAGTATGGGAACTGGACCTGGGCCCTGAGGAGCAACATGTTGACCATTGAAAACCAGCTTCATACCGAAATTGAAAATGGACTTGACAAGGTTGAGCCCAATTATCTTTATGAAGAAATGAGCAAAACAtatgaagaaattaaaaatgatatgACAATTTACTTTGATGacaaaagagataaagaaaTGTTGGTCCAGTGGAAAGGCCgatttgaaaacaaaatcaaagagtTTCATGAGGAACAAGTGAGAGGAGTTAAAAGAAAACTGGATGAAGTTATCCAGCAGAGGAGTGCTTGTAAAAAGTTTGATGACAAGAAGACAGAGTTTGAGAACAAGCTGCTGCAAAAGAGTAAAGAGCTCGCTCATCAGTTAAAAGACAAGgcaaaagatgaagaggaacTGGAAAAACAATTCAACTCTGTCTGGACAGTCTGTGTTAGAGAAATAACTGCAATTATAAAGCCTATTGAGGATATCAACTTGGAAGAAGATCAGTCAACTATCCTTCAAGATCTTGGTTTTGAATGGTCTCTTATAGCTGAATCCAAAGCCAGGGACAGCTACAAAAATATATCAGAGCTTGGTGATTATTCTGTTTATGTAACCCTCACAAAGCACAAAGAGCACGGTGACACAAACCAACAACCCCAAGATGATAACAGGGAAAATGagaacacaacaataaaaaaggTTTGGGGTTATGTTAAAACCTTTTGGGGATATGGgccaaaacaagaaaataaaaaacatacatcAAGTAATTTGTTATGTCATGAAGAACAACAACTTATCAGCTCCCTCATTAACAAAGTCGAACAACAGACCATAGCcatgatcaaaaacaaacctgtaGCTACAAGAGGCTATAATTCAACTTACTTGCGAGAAGTGgccaaaaatgtaaaagaaaaagtgacagaatTTGAATTACAATTGAAATATGCACTGAAGAAGGAGTTCACAGTTGATctcttactgtatgtttttgacAAAGTAGGGAGTTGGCTTTCAGAGTCCCACAAGAAATTCAAAATGAGCAACGATGCTCACACTTATTTAGAGAACAAGAAAATGCAATATTACAACATTTTCAGAAGCTTCTGCAAAGGAAACTCATCTGCTGTTGTGCTTGGAGAACTGATCTGTGAGAAACTGAAGAGTTCCACTGTTGAGGCTGTCTGTAACAAGACTGCCATTGATCTTGCTGGAGAGATGAGGTGCAGATGTCCAGCATTCAGTGGTAACCGGCTGAACTTGGAGAAACATGTCTTGAAGTCACTGGCAGAGAAAGAGGACCTTGATGGTTTTATCACCTACATCCAACGCCCAAGACAGCAAGTAGAGACTTTTATCAAAGAGGAAGTAAAGAAATACATcttcacacagaacaaaaataaagcacagaAAATACTCAAGAAAAATGTTGAAGACATCAAACGACTTGTGAGTCAAGCTTTATTTACTGCAACAGAGGAAGTCAGAACTCAGAGAGGAAACATAGAAATGTGGGTGAAGAAATTTTCCAGTTCACTAAAAGATGTGCTGACATTTGACACCATTTGTTGTCAAAATTTCAATGACATAGACAAATTTGACTTTCTTAAAGAAGAGATAGAGAAAGGCCTTGAATGCGTCATGCATGAGATCAGCAGCCTCTCATTGGATAAGATGAATGAATTCAGGCTGCAGCCGGATCAAATCCTCATCGATCAGCTGTGTAACTGCTGCTGGGAAACCTGTCCAttctgtgcagctgtttgtaCCAACACTGTCAAAGATCACCTTCCTGACAAACACAATGTGCCTTTTCATCGCCCTCATGGGATTAAAGGATGGCACTTTAGAAACACAGATGAACTGGTCATCGATTTCTGCACGACATCAGTTGCAAGTGATAAACGTTTCTACCCCCGTCATGATTCAGATAAGACATATCCTTATAAAGAGTATCAAAAAGCTGGAAAGGAGTATGCTTCATGGGAGATTACTCCTGATGGGTCTCAGCTGACATACTGGAAATGGTTTGTATGTAAATTTCAAACGCAGATTGAAGAGCACCATAAATTAAAATTCCATCATAGTGGAGAAATCCCTTGTGAGtggaaaaactacagtaaacGAGAAGCGATTAAAAGTCTGgatgaa atgatcaaatcaCAGTGA